The following DNA comes from Cololabis saira isolate AMF1-May2022 chromosome 7, fColSai1.1, whole genome shotgun sequence.
tagacatttcattttttttaaagtggagGAAATTAGATTACATTTCTATCTTGTGTTGGGGGCTCCTTAAGTCCTTCAAGGCTGATAAGATGTCCAATTATTTGGTAATTTAGTTCAGAGGAGCAGGAGAGGGTCCCATCTGCTTGAAGAAGCAGAGAAAATATAGCACTGTACATCACTGCAACTCTTTCAGCCCTTTCCCTTATGCCTTTATGACTAGTTTCATAGTCATACAGACACACTTGGGCGCTTATTTAACAAAGTTAGTTCCTGGGTACAATATTGTGCTTCATCAAGGCATATGCAATATATAGAGATATATATAGCGTACAAAAGGAGAATAGTACATACAAGATATGAATCTCGGCAAGGAAAGGTTCAGGGTTGCTGTGGTTGAGTAATGGCGACTACAACTATGGAGCAGAGACTTAAGAGAGAGCAAAAAGCGGGACCTGAGGATGTGGGGGTGGATGTGGGGTTGGGGGAAAAGCTGCAGATGAAACCTGCAGAGAAGGTATGAAGAGTCAGACCAGCGACCGGGAATTGTTCATAGGAGGAAAGCTGGAGGCTGCAAATAGAGATGGAAGGGCACGACATCTATGGTACATCTACCGGACCAGAAGCCATCAGAGAGGGACAGACAGGATGGCTggaggctggaggaggaggggatgAGGGTCTCTTGGAGACGGGATAAGGGGACCGGGGGAACAAAGCCAATAGTCTCACTCACGGTAGAAAACATATTCAGTGTAGCTGGTCCAGATCTTGTCGTCTGTCTGCTCATGGGCAAAGGCGCAGGTTCCTGTGGAGTTGCAGGCCACCATGTGAAAGCCAGCATCTGCCAGCTTGTCAAAGGCCTGCTCCAGGAAGGTGAACTTGAGATAGTAGCGGGACGTGTAGCGCTCAGGGGGGCGGTCGGGATCACGGCTCTCGTTCAGCGTTTCTCCAAACACCTCCTTGGCCAGGGAGGTCTTCCCACACACCATGATCCGTGCCACCCGCCGGAATTTGGCATCGGTGTGGCTGTCGCGGCCCAAGGTGTACGAGCCCCGATAGCCAATCGTGATGAACCCTGAGCGTTTGCCATCCATCCCCCCTGGCACCAGGCTCGCACAGGCAGCGGCAGCGGCCCCGAGGGACCCCAGGTTACGCGCCGTGTCAATCCCAGGAGACGAGTCCTCCGGGTCGCTCTGACACCCCTCGTCGCCGAGGGAGTTCTGCTTGCTGATTTTGGGTGTCAGCATCTTGACAAGCTCTGGCAGGTTGAAGAACTCAGCCTCCCTCTGGAGACGTCCACGCTCAGGGAAGTGGTCTGGGAGAACCAGCTGCTGGTCCCGCATGTAGTCCAGGATGTACCGGAACAGGAAACCATCCCGGTCAACAAAGAAACGCCCTTTGGTGTCCCTGGCCAGTCCTTTGGCTGACTTTCGACTGAACATCTCCCACAGCAGAGAGTCCGGCACACTTGTGAGGGTGGAGTAGCGGGTGATGTAGACCTGTCCACCAACATTGAGCTCTATGATCTCTGGGAATGGGGCTTCCTCCCGAGATATACCACTATCTGGCAAAGCCATGGTTCAACCCTGTGGCACTGCTGCACTTGGTTGAAGCTTTTTTTAAAGTGTCTGCTCTCAAGGAACTGCAAGACTTCAGGGTGATGTGGCCTGTTGCGTGTCAGACTTTCACGTCCTGCAGGGAATCGACTGGATCAGTAGAGCGGCTGAAAGCTGCGCTGCGCAATTGGACTGTgcgcataaaaaaaaaacacaaaaaaaaaacatgcatgcagcTACAAACACACCCTCTACTCTATCTATAGCGTTTCCCCGGAAACTGTTAAAGCATAGCGCAGATTGTTTCAGGCACCTGTGAACGGACCGCTGTGGCCACGTCCTTTTACGCACGGGTTGGATGTATCAAATTGCAGTTGCATCAAATTCTCTGGACATGAAACAGAGCAGGTTGCACAAAAACAGCTCGAAGCGACTTTGTCTTCCTCTAATGTTGATCGGCTGCCATGTTGCAAACAGGATCAGGTGTCCCAACTTCAATTAGGCAATCCATAGTTGGTGAGAGGAACGGGTTGCTCGTTGCTGACGAGCCACGAGCTGACGACGATCTTGAAGATGTAGTGAGACACGAGGAAGATGAACAGAAATATCTCCGCTTTCTCCATAGCCTGAAGGTTGCTGATTTGAGAGAGCTTTGTCACCAGTTTCCAGCCCCTTTTACTCCAGCCTGGTGCCAGACTGATCCCCGACTGCAGCCTCGCGCAGGACAGACGGcgtttaaagcctgaattatggttccccgttaaatcgacgcagggattacggcgtaggttacgcggcgacgcgcaccgtacggaacctacgccgtaggttctgcgtcggtgtaacgcgggaccataaatcagcctttattccacGCCCACTCGCGGTGACGCGCCTCTGCCATCATCCAGGTTAAGATAACAGTGTGaaaaggattttattttattttggaaggatgtgttgtttggtgcttttgaccatgtaacaattagaacaaagccaaaggAAACGTTTATTATTAATGTGTTAATTATCctcgcaaaattccacatccacaaatctaaattcttacgcaaaaaaccctcttttttacttttcattgtgaactAAAACAGTATCTGGACTATTATTAAGTTTTCTAATAATTCAAAGGCaattaaaaccataaatgtatgtaaatgttttggctttctgttataatttcatcccccctggctggttgtaatgtgttgtgctttttgttttgttttttatttgagttgtactctttatatgttataattcgacgtgaatttgcataatgtgaagtttttttttatcattgttatgtttgcaattgttaataaaaataaaaaataaataaaaaaataacagcgTGAAAAGCATTAACCCTGCAGGACCTTTTCCCTTTATACTCAGAGGAGTTAGGCTAATGATGTTTGTCAGCTTTGCACAAACCTGAACTGAAATATTCATTCTCCTCTGTCGCTCtcaattgtaaaaaaataaatacataaataatgatGATCTAAAGCAATCTAAAAACAAAATTGTTGAATTGTCCACTTCACGATTGGAGTGTCATTAAAACTCATCCTCAAACTTAGAAgtgcgttttttttatttgaaagagtTTATTTTTGAGAACACTCACTATCATCAGTGTTGCACTGTCTCCTAAAAGGGTGGAAACAGCGACATCTAGTGGCTGCGCCAGAGAACCAGATTTCTCTTGCAGAGAGCGACAACTTGTGCTTCTTCTTAAATGTATCCAATTAGTTATTCCAGCATTCTGATTAAAGTTGTGACATCGCTaaattagatttattttttgcatagaaatgtgtttcgTCCTCATCGGTTCACTTGGATGTTATGGCCTCCCTAAGTGGCCAAATATTCATGAGCCCGGTGTGATGCTGCTGCAGTACTGCAAACTCAGCTGCTGAAGGAGGAAGGTGTCTGCTGCTCATCTGAAAGCTGACTTTATCTGATTTAATCGTTTGAAACTTCACACCTCAAGgtcacatttttttcttctgctttgtcatgatgtgaaagttgtcttATTTTAATTCTACTCctaatagctctgaaaacatgaTGGAATTACattcaatacattttttgattttttgatttTAATACATGTTTCATTAGAGGCATCACTGAAGATATGGATGTCACTTTACACTGGTGTTCCCCAGTCTAGATGTTTGATGCCCAATCCCCTGATATTTCAGATGTCTACCTGCTCCAACACGCCTGATTCAAATCAACGAGTCCGACTTGTGCAggctttgatgacaagttgTTCATTTGAATTAGGCATGTATGAGCAGGGACATatttgtgtgtacatatatatatatatatatatatatatatatatatatatatatatatatatatatatatatatatatatatatatatatatatatacacacacatatgtttttgtgtatgtattttctataattaaaatacatatatttccTATAATTTTCTTTCAGATTAAGGTTCATCAGATTTATCTTTAACCATACTAATAGGACGGATGAGTGGGCCAGAAACTGTCAGCTTTTGCGCTACACCTCCCTCTATTTTCTGTTCATGGTGACCTTTTTCTGACTCATCAGCATCATCTCCACGCATTGATATCCCTGCAGGCCTTGCAGTGTCCATCTGACATCCACCGTTGCTGCCTCATCGTCAACAACCTGCATCACACCACTAGTTATGTGGGCCACCACAGGAGCTGGAGTTAGTGTAGCAGGGCGTCATACACCAAGAAATGTAACTGATAACACAGTCCGGGCTCCATTCACTGTTTATCCTCCCCTAAAATAGGCAGGCGCAATTTGTCCCTGAATGCTAGAGTCCAAACCCAACTATCAGAGCGACATGGTCTGCTGCAGGACCACGTGGAAGCTCTTGCAATTATTGCAGCTATTAAACCGTGACAGTCACTGAATATGATAAAGCCAGTAAAATTACACTAATTGTGAGTGAATTATCACCTTTTCATGCACTCCACCTGGAACTTCCTCTAGATTCTTACTGCCTGGTGTTTTGACCATTCAAATCACATCCCCACCTCCCGTCTACTGATGCTCACAAATACGGACCAAATGACTACATCAAATAAATTGGTTTGACCTTCTGCAGCAGCTGGATTATCTGTGTACCTCTGTCAATTTTCATCACGCTGATGGCCTTCTGAGACTTTTtagtgtgtgttggtgtgtgtttgtgtgtgtgtgtgtgtgtgtgtgtgtgtgtgtgtgtgggcagaGAGGGAACTTGTAAACTGTGGGAGGCAGAAGGTGGTTCTCCATGCAAATGGGAAAATGTAGTTAAATGTGACTTCTGTTTGTATAAATTAGCAAATTCAGAGAGAAACAGTAAAAAGTGGATACTAAAACAGGATTGCTGGATAATGCAGTGAAAGAAAAGAAGTTATTTAGCAGGAGATTTTATGAATAAGTCTGCTTATGGATCTGCACACCCTCAGCAGTTCTTGCTGAGCGCAGCATCACTGGGTGATTGATGAGATAATGAAGAGACTGTTGCATCTATATTCTAATGTGTCAGTGGTTCCAGCGTGAACTAATCCGCACAGCCTCATTGCCCTAAATGTGAGATGTCGTTTATCTTCATGACAGGAGACATGGAAGAGAAATAAAACATGCTTGAGACAAGAATGACACTTTACACAAGCGCTTTGCTGCAAATGCGTCAACTGACCGGCTCTCATTGTACGCAAAAGAGgctgttatttatttgtttaatgcaattttaaactttaaaaattgATTCACATCAAGGCGCTTTCTTATTGACTCAATCAGCATTTTCCCTCAGTGATTATGCTCAGATCTTTCAACTGTTTCCTCCTCCTGTCATGGCTCTCTCAAACAAATTAGTCCCGCTCCTTAAATATATAATCAATACGACTTTAATCAAATGTATGTCAGCACTCTTCACTGTGAACTCTTCCCTTGCTGACTAGACTCAAAGCTCCGAGGACCGAGATGTGATACAAATTTGACAGATTAGCTGATCTCCTTGGGCTCAGTCTGGAAAATAAGAacaaaaattttaaataaagaaaactgTTCTTTCTCTGAGAATCACCGAATAAGTTGCTGCCCTGGTGTACAGGAAAAGTGCTGCTGTTTTTTTAGGAAAAGACgggacacaataaaaacactggCTAGTTTGAATGGAAAACTTGAACACATCCTTGGCTTATTTGAACTTTTAACGTAACATGGATTGAAAAAGAGAGCATTCCAACTCCTGATGAAAAGTTTttgatttaaatgtattttttcttgCAAACCCAGTGTGCAGGCACTGGTCTCTTCATCGGTGCTGCTTTTTATTTGCTACACGTGACGTTCACAGCAGGTCGTTTGAAAAAGAGGCTGTAATgtcacaataataaaaaaaaaataaaaaaaaataacattgatTGAATTCCGTTTAGCTTTTTTTAAGTctcatttttcatgtttttccactTTGCTCAAGTTATATTGCTGTCATAAAAGGTACAATCCTTTTGACTTCCAGATGCTTGAGTTTTTCAGACCTAAACTCCGACCGTGACTAAAACATAGATCAACCctgttattaattagaagtatcatCACCATAATTGCGCtgcattgttcttgtagtttgttgtgctgatctggcccctccttttctcttctgtgcaagtttgcaggccagagcttcaggagctgcatgctgccctgcagtcccaccctctgatcatcccactgctgcttccacctgtctgtatatgTGTCTCTGTAAGATACCTGGAGCACTAACAAAATGTTATCTAATGCAAGTTGTGGATACCCccctcacttaaaaaaaatgagagagagagggagagagagaaagaagagaTGGTGGAGGTGGCTCCAGTTTTTACCTCAGTCTGTCCAGCTCTTTCAAAACAATAATCCTGTTAACACTTTGCTCTAAGTTGGTCTTTGAAGCTCatggacaatacatgattgtacgGCAGAGCATCTGTGCACTACACAAAGGAAACAATAGTCGTAAGCACTCGACAGATTTAACTTTCCAAAGGCAAACCCATTTTATGTGCATTTACCTGTTACATGaacacatatttcaaatatCCTTATTTTTGGCGAGAAAGGACAAAATTATTAAAAAGATAATTGTTTATTTTGGTTCTTCCCCACCAGTAGTTTAAACCACAATCagacttaaaagaaaaaaaatagactaAGGTACACGAAATGCGGGGATTTTTAATATATACCACAATTAATTTCATGGAGACAGCATATGTGCATACTTTCAAGACTAATG
Coding sequences within:
- the kctd12b gene encoding BTB/POZ domain-containing protein KCTD12b, which encodes MALPDSGISREEAPFPEIIELNVGGQVYITRYSTLTSVPDSLLWEMFSRKSAKGLARDTKGRFFVDRDGFLFRYILDYMRDQQLVLPDHFPERGRLQREAEFFNLPELVKMLTPKISKQNSLGDEGCQSDPEDSSPGIDTARNLGSLGAAAAACASLVPGGMDGKRSGFITIGYRGSYTLGRDSHTDAKFRRVARIMVCGKTSLAKEVFGETLNESRDPDRPPERYTSRYYLKFTFLEQAFDKLADAGFHMVACNSTGTCAFAHEQTDDKIWTSYTEYVFYRNPLSSSSAVTCSDPAPSEAITAQPAVAPSQSATVELGSAGRTQSLPETSCSPAEDIQKPPPSPLTLPPPPLSVDIADLPFPSPPILPPPPLPSKPSSTSSPPPPPTPPPVESPQRPTTLNLKTLPRAAARENGGPPPGLNEEEEEKKILEDDLKKCIDDFKKIRLPTAFPDRKRHWQSDLLKKYNA